The following coding sequences lie in one Microbacterium sp. XT11 genomic window:
- a CDS encoding aspartate carbamoyltransferase catalytic subunit → MRHLLDTKHLDRATALRILDVAEDMADTQSREVKKLPTLRGKTVVNLFFEDSTRTRISFEAAAKRLSADVINFAAKGSSVSKGESLKDTAQTLEAIGADAVVVRHPASGAPQTLATSGWISAGVVNAGDGTHEHPTQALLDAFTIRKRRFGDASRGRDLSGVRVVIVGDVLHSRVARSNVWLLSTLGADVTLVSPPTLVPQNTSLWPARVVYDLDRALAEEPDAVMMLRIQLERMNAAYFPTEREYSRLWGLDALRVAGLPDGSIVMHPGPMNRGLEISSEAADSERSTVLEQVTNGVSVRMAVLYLLLAGERDDERGGDL, encoded by the coding sequence ATGAGGCACCTCCTCGACACGAAGCACCTCGACAGGGCCACGGCCCTGCGCATCCTCGACGTCGCCGAGGACATGGCCGACACGCAGTCGCGCGAGGTGAAGAAGCTTCCGACCCTCCGAGGCAAGACGGTGGTGAACCTCTTCTTCGAGGACTCCACCCGCACCCGCATCTCGTTCGAGGCAGCGGCCAAGCGCCTGTCCGCCGACGTGATCAACTTCGCCGCGAAGGGATCGAGCGTCTCGAAGGGCGAGAGCCTCAAGGACACGGCTCAGACGCTCGAGGCGATCGGCGCGGATGCCGTCGTCGTGCGGCATCCGGCCTCCGGAGCCCCGCAGACGCTGGCCACCAGCGGCTGGATCTCCGCGGGCGTCGTGAACGCCGGAGACGGCACGCACGAGCATCCGACGCAGGCCCTGCTCGACGCCTTCACCATCCGCAAGCGCCGCTTCGGCGACGCGAGCCGCGGACGCGACCTCTCCGGGGTGCGGGTCGTGATCGTCGGGGACGTGCTGCACTCCCGCGTCGCCCGCTCGAACGTCTGGCTGCTCAGCACGCTCGGTGCAGACGTCACCCTCGTGTCGCCGCCGACCCTCGTGCCGCAGAACACGAGCCTCTGGCCGGCGCGCGTCGTGTACGACCTCGACCGCGCCCTCGCCGAGGAGCCGGATGCCGTGATGATGCTGAGGATCCAGCTGGAACGGATGAACGCTGCGTATTTCCCCACTGAGCGGGAGTATTCCCGCCTGTGGGGTCTCGACGCACTGCGCGTGGCGGGTCTTCCGGACGGTAGCATTGTGATGCACCCCGGACCCATGAACCGCGGTCTGGAGATCTCCTCCGAGGCAGCCGATTCCGAGCGCTCCACCGTGCTCGAGCAGGTGACGAACGGGGTGTCCGTGCGCATGGCGGTGCTGTACCTGCTGCTGGCAGGAGAACGAGACGACGAACGAGGGGGAGACCTGTGA
- the pyrR gene encoding bifunctional pyr operon transcriptional regulator/uracil phosphoribosyltransferase PyrR: protein MSTRTVLQHADVSRALTRIAHEILESNRGADDLVLLGIPTRGVTLARRLGVLISEIAQTSVPTGALDVTLFRDDLARHPVRSPRPTEIPAGGIDGKTVVLVDDVLFSGRSIRAALDAIQSIGRPSVVRLAILVDRGHRELPIRPDFVGKNIPSSRQERVNVRLTEDDGVEEVTIES from the coding sequence ATGAGCACGCGCACCGTGCTTCAGCATGCCGACGTGTCGCGAGCGCTGACGCGCATCGCCCACGAGATCCTCGAATCCAACCGCGGCGCCGACGACCTCGTGCTGCTGGGCATCCCGACACGGGGGGTGACGCTGGCCCGCCGGCTGGGCGTCCTGATCAGCGAGATCGCGCAGACGTCGGTGCCCACCGGCGCCCTTGACGTCACGCTGTTCCGTGATGACCTCGCGCGGCATCCCGTACGCTCGCCCCGGCCTACCGAGATCCCCGCCGGCGGCATCGACGGGAAGACCGTCGTGCTCGTCGACGATGTGCTGTTCTCCGGTCGCAGCATCCGCGCCGCTCTCGACGCGATCCAGTCGATCGGACGGCCGTCGGTCGTCCGCCTCGCGATCCTCGTCGACCGCGGACACCGCGAGCTGCCCATCCGCCCCGACTTCGTCGGCAAGAACATCCCCTCGTCCCGCCAGGAGCGCGTCAACGTGCGCTTGACGGAGGACGACGGCGTCGAGGAGGTGACGATCGAGTCATGA
- a CDS encoding Rieske 2Fe-2S domain-containing protein has protein sequence MRITGLGHAGMFIETTGGNIICDPVLGPSFFGSWFPFPDNRGLDWERFGRDADFLYISHRHRDHFDPRLLERYIRKDIEVLLPEYPIDDLEQDIRALGYTNITYAPAGEIIQRGDLKIMITPLRAPSDGPIGDSSLSVDDGTGSVLNQNDSHPLDLEKLLHFGKPDAYFTQVSGAIWWPMVYDLPMDAKQNFARLKREAQNKRAMYYIEKVDAPHVFPMAGPPMFLRDDLFDFNGTGRNGESIFTDQKEFLAHLKELAPQYDGQLFIPGTVVTVEGGEVTTEQTLYTDAEIAHIFDEKWDYLEEQRASRQQEIADEIATRAEVIPPAEMLQAIKEWWEPLLKKSRTIRLGVGGNVRFRIGELDMVVDFPRAKVREYAGEECIYWYTIPADLVSTNIRDHEIDWSNSIFLSMQFSVGRSGKFNEFLTTFLKCLSVDRIEYVENWYQEQTDQTEDAQIGEWIVQRRCPHLRADLTRTGSVDEDGVLTCSMHDWKWDLKTGRCLSTAGHPIRSAKVDEVTEDALRPAV, from the coding sequence ATGCGGATCACGGGCCTCGGCCACGCCGGAATGTTCATCGAGACGACCGGGGGGAACATCATCTGCGACCCCGTGCTCGGTCCCTCCTTCTTCGGCTCCTGGTTCCCGTTCCCCGACAACCGCGGACTCGACTGGGAGCGCTTCGGCCGCGACGCGGACTTCCTCTACATCTCGCACCGCCACCGCGACCACTTCGACCCGCGGCTGCTCGAGCGCTACATCCGCAAGGACATCGAGGTGCTGCTCCCGGAGTACCCGATCGACGATCTCGAGCAGGACATCCGAGCGCTCGGATACACCAACATCACGTATGCGCCGGCGGGTGAGATCATCCAGCGCGGCGATCTCAAGATCATGATCACCCCGCTGCGGGCCCCGAGCGACGGACCGATCGGCGACTCGTCCCTCAGCGTCGACGACGGCACGGGCTCTGTGCTCAACCAGAACGACTCCCACCCGCTCGACCTCGAGAAGCTGCTGCACTTCGGCAAGCCCGATGCGTACTTCACGCAGGTGTCCGGGGCCATCTGGTGGCCGATGGTGTACGACCTCCCGATGGACGCGAAGCAGAACTTCGCGCGTCTTAAGCGCGAAGCGCAGAACAAGCGTGCCATGTACTACATCGAGAAGGTCGACGCGCCCCACGTCTTCCCGATGGCGGGTCCGCCGATGTTCCTGCGCGACGACCTGTTCGACTTCAACGGCACCGGACGCAACGGCGAGTCGATCTTCACGGATCAGAAGGAGTTCCTCGCGCATCTGAAGGAGCTGGCGCCGCAGTATGACGGCCAGCTCTTCATCCCGGGCACGGTGGTCACCGTCGAGGGCGGCGAGGTCACCACCGAGCAGACCCTCTACACCGATGCCGAGATCGCGCACATCTTCGACGAGAAGTGGGACTACCTCGAGGAGCAGCGCGCCAGCCGTCAGCAGGAGATCGCCGACGAGATCGCGACGCGCGCGGAGGTCATCCCTCCGGCCGAGATGCTGCAGGCGATCAAGGAGTGGTGGGAACCGCTGCTGAAGAAGTCGCGCACCATCCGGCTCGGCGTGGGCGGCAATGTGCGGTTCCGGATCGGCGAACTCGACATGGTCGTCGACTTCCCGCGGGCCAAGGTGCGCGAGTACGCCGGCGAAGAGTGCATCTACTGGTACACGATCCCCGCCGATCTCGTCTCGACCAACATCCGCGACCACGAGATCGACTGGTCGAACTCCATCTTCCTGTCGATGCAGTTCTCGGTGGGCCGCAGCGGCAAGTTCAACGAGTTCCTCACCACCTTCCTCAAGTGCCTGTCGGTCGACCGCATCGAGTACGTCGAGAACTGGTACCAGGAGCAGACCGACCAGACCGAGGACGCGCAGATCGGGGAGTGGATCGTGCAGCGCCGGTGCCCGCACCTGCGTGCCGACCTCACGCGCACGGGATCGGTCGACGAGGACGGCGTGCTCACGTGCAGCATGCACGACTGGAAGTGGGACCTGAAGACCGGGCGATGCCTGTCGACGGCCGGCCACCCGATCCGCTCGGCCAAGGTCGACGAGGTCACCGAGGACGCGCTGCGCCCGGCGGTCTGA
- a CDS encoding DEAD/DEAH box helicase, with protein MPAPHVDLRDLMQITDAGGYARGLAYFREGHVAELIWHEDRQELEAYVAGSNGAQYVTEVTFVSSSGKGRVRSTRCSCPVRSGCKHVVAALLASNVHEYSQQAGARRAETDAAEPAPATTPVPPSWRALLGETDVRGSRATPLALGWELRHREARGGNPWAARSVRPATPRDLATTSGELLLAMRPLMRSRQTGAWVHGNAGWDTVRRDSSQFERGQSRWFADLLSISRDSLLSGNAGDWLVIDQVESPLLWSHLRTAESLGIPLVASRTHTSVRLADSAAVETVVRRAEQGGLAVSAEVRIDGEIVDPRGVRPVGRSGLYAAALQGSRIRVVLAEAPLTAQTRALLAASVPVTVPPDEEKDFVREAYPLLARTTRLRADGDVTLPEVPEPVAVLTVTFERGDVVSFAFSWAYEGFGTVPFEWTATAVRDADAEAAARAVIEEAWRTHVGSRFMAEGALHDVEAAAFVATALPALESAGVRVQTAGTRKQYRELTGDPQVKVTTVETTDADWFDLGIIVTIDGRNIPFGPLFSALSRGRKKLLLSDGGYFSLSHPALDRLRELIDEAAELDEWESGPRISRYQTDLWEEFEDLAAEAEPAVSWRATAEGLRAATGVPPTPVPAGLRAELRPYQKTGFDWLVFLWQHRLGGILADDMGLGKTLQLLAFVQHTRETGARRPFLVLAPTSVLGTWRTEAARFTPELRVVTVDGTRASRDGRLADAAAAHDLVISSYTVARLGAEEFSTIEWAGLILDEAQFVKNPKTKLHRAISGFHADVTYAVTGTPLENSLSELWSLLKLAAPGLFPSARRFRERYIQPIEQGKVPENSEGGEYRRRRLEQLRRRIRPLVLRRTKELVAPELPPKQEQVLDVELSPAHRALYDVVLQRERQKVLGLLDDLDRNRFIVFRSLTLLRMLSLAPGLIDEDDAAIGSAKLDTLLERVTELQAEGHRALVFSQFTSFLDMAAERLRLHGIPYAHLDGSTRRRDDVVAGFKAGEQPVFLISLKAGGFGLTLTEADYVFLLDPWWNPAAEAQAVDRTHRIGQTSQVFVYRMIATGTIEEKVRELQQRKARLFTAVMDDDELFARSLTADDIRALFDDER; from the coding sequence ATGCCCGCACCCCATGTCGATCTGCGTGACCTCATGCAGATCACGGATGCCGGGGGCTACGCCCGCGGGCTCGCGTACTTCCGCGAGGGCCACGTCGCCGAGCTGATCTGGCACGAGGACCGCCAGGAGCTCGAGGCGTACGTCGCGGGGAGCAACGGTGCGCAGTATGTCACCGAGGTGACGTTCGTGTCGTCGAGCGGCAAGGGACGCGTCCGGTCGACGCGGTGCTCGTGCCCCGTGCGCTCCGGATGCAAGCACGTCGTCGCGGCGTTGCTGGCCTCGAACGTGCACGAGTACTCGCAGCAGGCGGGTGCGCGTCGCGCTGAAACCGACGCAGCGGAGCCCGCGCCTGCGACCACCCCGGTGCCGCCGTCGTGGCGTGCTCTGCTGGGCGAGACGGACGTCCGCGGATCTCGGGCCACGCCCCTCGCGCTGGGCTGGGAGCTCCGGCATCGTGAAGCGCGCGGCGGCAACCCGTGGGCGGCACGGTCGGTGCGACCGGCGACTCCGCGCGATCTGGCGACGACGTCCGGAGAGCTGTTGCTGGCGATGCGTCCGCTGATGAGGAGCAGGCAGACGGGCGCCTGGGTGCACGGGAACGCGGGGTGGGACACGGTCCGTCGTGATTCGTCGCAGTTCGAGCGTGGCCAGAGCCGCTGGTTCGCCGATCTGCTGAGCATCTCGCGCGATTCGCTCCTGTCGGGGAACGCCGGAGACTGGCTGGTGATCGACCAGGTCGAGTCCCCCTTGCTGTGGTCGCATCTGCGCACGGCCGAGTCGCTCGGCATCCCGCTCGTCGCGAGCCGCACGCACACGAGCGTGCGCCTCGCAGACTCGGCCGCGGTCGAGACCGTGGTCCGGCGCGCCGAGCAGGGCGGGCTCGCCGTGTCGGCAGAAGTCCGGATCGACGGCGAGATCGTCGACCCGCGCGGCGTCCGCCCCGTCGGAAGGAGCGGTCTCTACGCCGCCGCCCTCCAGGGCAGCCGCATCCGGGTCGTCCTCGCCGAGGCTCCCCTCACCGCACAGACACGGGCGCTCCTCGCCGCGTCCGTGCCGGTTACCGTGCCGCCCGACGAGGAGAAGGACTTCGTGCGCGAGGCCTATCCGCTGCTCGCGCGCACCACGCGGTTGCGAGCGGACGGCGATGTGACGCTGCCGGAGGTGCCCGAGCCGGTCGCGGTGCTCACGGTGACGTTCGAGCGAGGCGACGTGGTGAGCTTCGCCTTCTCGTGGGCGTATGAGGGCTTCGGCACGGTTCCGTTCGAGTGGACGGCGACCGCGGTGCGCGACGCGGATGCGGAGGCGGCAGCGCGGGCGGTGATCGAGGAGGCATGGCGCACCCACGTCGGCTCCCGGTTCATGGCCGAGGGGGCGCTGCACGATGTCGAGGCGGCAGCCTTCGTGGCGACGGCGCTCCCCGCCCTGGAGAGCGCAGGAGTGCGTGTGCAGACAGCAGGGACGCGCAAGCAGTACCGCGAACTCACCGGGGACCCACAGGTGAAGGTGACCACGGTGGAGACGACCGACGCCGACTGGTTCGACCTCGGCATCATCGTGACGATAGACGGGAGGAACATCCCGTTCGGACCCCTCTTCAGCGCGTTGAGCCGAGGACGCAAGAAGCTCCTGCTCTCGGACGGCGGGTACTTCTCGCTGAGCCATCCCGCGCTCGACCGCCTGCGCGAGCTCATCGACGAAGCCGCGGAGCTCGACGAGTGGGAGTCCGGCCCGCGCATCAGCCGCTACCAGACCGATCTCTGGGAGGAGTTCGAGGACCTCGCCGCGGAGGCTGAGCCGGCCGTGTCATGGCGGGCGACGGCCGAGGGGCTGCGCGCCGCCACCGGCGTCCCGCCGACGCCGGTGCCCGCGGGCCTGCGCGCGGAGCTGCGGCCCTACCAGAAGACCGGGTTCGACTGGCTCGTCTTCTTGTGGCAGCACAGGCTCGGCGGGATCCTCGCCGACGACATGGGCCTGGGCAAGACGCTTCAGCTGCTGGCCTTCGTGCAGCACACCCGGGAGACGGGGGCGCGTCGTCCGTTCCTGGTCCTCGCCCCGACGTCGGTGCTGGGCACGTGGAGGACCGAGGCTGCGCGGTTCACCCCCGAACTGCGCGTCGTCACGGTCGACGGAACCCGCGCCAGTCGCGACGGACGGCTCGCGGATGCCGCAGCCGCACACGACCTCGTGATCAGCTCGTACACCGTCGCCCGGCTCGGCGCTGAGGAGTTCTCGACGATCGAGTGGGCCGGATTGATCCTCGACGAGGCCCAGTTCGTCAAGAACCCGAAGACGAAACTGCACCGGGCGATCTCCGGCTTCCACGCCGACGTCACGTACGCCGTCACAGGCACCCCGCTGGAGAACAGCCTGTCGGAGCTGTGGTCGCTGCTGAAGCTCGCCGCACCCGGCCTCTTCCCGTCGGCGCGCCGCTTCCGCGAGCGCTACATCCAGCCCATCGAGCAGGGCAAGGTCCCTGAGAACTCCGAAGGAGGCGAGTACCGGAGACGCCGTCTCGAGCAGCTGCGGCGTCGCATCCGCCCGCTCGTGCTGCGGCGGACGAAGGAGCTGGTCGCGCCTGAGCTCCCTCCCAAGCAGGAGCAGGTCCTCGACGTCGAGCTCAGCCCGGCGCACCGGGCGCTGTACGACGTCGTCCTCCAGAGGGAGCGGCAGAAGGTGCTCGGCCTGCTCGACGATCTCGACCGCAACCGCTTCATCGTGTTCCGCTCGCTGACGCTCCTGCGAATGCTGAGCCTTGCGCCGGGGCTCATCGACGAAGACGACGCGGCCATCGGCTCCGCCAAGCTCGACACCCTGCTGGAGCGGGTGACGGAGCTGCAGGCCGAGGGGCACAGGGCTCTGGTGTTCAGCCAGTTCACGTCGTTCCTCGACATGGCGGCAGAGCGTCTTCGGCTCCACGGCATCCCGTACGCGCATCTCGACGGATCGACGAGGCGCCGTGACGACGTCGTCGCAGGCTTCAAGGCCGGTGAGCAGCCGGTGTTCCTCATCAGCCTGAAGGCAGGCGGGTTCGGCCTCACGCTCACCGAGGCCGACTACGTCTTTCTGCTCGACCCGTGGTGGAATCCCGCGGCGGAAGCTCAGGCGGTCGACCGCACGCACCGCATCGGGCAGACGAGCCAGGTCTTCGTCTACCGCATGATCGCGACCGGCACGATCGAAGAGAAGGTGCGCGAACTGCAGCAGCGCAAGGCGCGGCTGTTCACGGCCGTGATGGATGACGACGAGCTCTTCGCTCGCAGCCTGACAGCAGACGACATCCGCGCGCTCTTCGACGACGAGCGCTGA
- the nusB gene encoding transcription antitermination factor NusB, with amino-acid sequence MSARTKARKRALDILFSADVRGDDLAVTLAAEATRAASEPAREASWLYAREIVDGIIDHRDEIDEHITTHSRDWKLDRMPAVDRALLRIGAWEILFNDEVPTAVAIDEAVELAKEFSTDDSGAFVHGVLARVARAA; translated from the coding sequence GTGAGCGCCCGGACCAAGGCGCGCAAGCGCGCTCTCGACATCCTCTTCTCCGCCGACGTGCGCGGTGACGATCTGGCGGTGACCCTGGCCGCCGAGGCGACGCGTGCCGCGAGTGAGCCGGCGCGCGAGGCCTCATGGCTGTACGCGAGAGAGATCGTCGACGGGATCATCGATCACCGCGACGAGATCGATGAGCACATCACGACGCACAGCCGCGACTGGAAGCTCGACCGCATGCCGGCCGTCGATCGGGCGCTGCTCCGCATCGGCGCCTGGGAGATCCTCTTCAACGACGAGGTGCCGACGGCCGTGGCGATCGATGAGGCCGTCGAGCTCGCCAAGGAGTTCTCCACCGACGACTCCGGCGCCTTCGTGCACGGCGTGCTCGCCAGGGTGGCACGCGCCGCGTGA
- the efp gene encoding elongation factor P, whose translation MATTADIKNGVVLNLEGQLWSVVEFQHVKPGKGGAFVRTKLKNVLTGKVVDKTFNAGSKVELENVDRRDFTYLYTDGDGFVFMDQTDYDQITVSAATVGDAKNFLLENQQVTIALNNGNPLYIDLPASVILEVTYTEPGLQGDRSSAGTKPATLETGYEIQVPLFLETGTKVKVDTRTGEYLGREK comes from the coding sequence ATGGCAACTACTGCAGACATCAAGAACGGCGTCGTCCTCAACCTCGAGGGTCAGCTCTGGAGCGTCGTCGAGTTCCAGCACGTCAAGCCCGGCAAGGGCGGCGCGTTCGTTCGGACCAAGCTGAAGAACGTGCTCACCGGCAAGGTGGTCGACAAGACGTTCAACGCCGGGTCCAAGGTCGAGCTCGAGAACGTCGATCGTCGTGACTTCACGTACCTGTACACCGACGGCGACGGCTTCGTCTTCATGGATCAGACCGACTACGACCAGATCACTGTGAGCGCGGCCACCGTCGGCGACGCGAAGAACTTCCTCCTGGAGAACCAGCAGGTCACCATCGCGCTGAACAACGGCAACCCGCTGTACATCGATCTTCCGGCATCCGTCATCCTCGAGGTGACCTACACCGAGCCGGGACTGCAGGGCGACCGCTCGTCCGCCGGCACGAAGCCCGCGACGCTGGAGACCGGATACGAGATCCAGGTTCCGCTCTTCCTCGAGACCGGCACCAAGGTCAAGGTCGACACCCGTACGGGCGAGTACCTCGGTCGCGAGAAGTAA
- the aroQ gene encoding type II 3-dehydroquinate dehydratase, whose translation MSGRLLLLNGPNLNLLGTREPGVYGTATLADVERLAADAASSLGFELRAVQSNHEGVLIDEIHAARHDCDGIVINPGGLTHTSVALRDALTGVGLPFAEVHISDVYAREAFRHHSYLDDVAAVRVVGHGVDGYAEAVRELAAFLRHRES comes from the coding sequence GTGAGCGGACGACTGCTTCTCCTGAACGGCCCCAACCTCAATCTGCTGGGTACGCGCGAGCCAGGGGTCTACGGGACGGCGACCCTCGCCGACGTCGAGCGCCTGGCCGCCGACGCCGCCTCGTCGCTCGGGTTCGAGTTGCGCGCGGTGCAGAGCAACCATGAGGGCGTGCTGATCGACGAGATCCATGCGGCGCGGCACGACTGCGACGGGATCGTGATCAACCCTGGCGGCCTGACGCACACCTCGGTCGCGCTGCGCGACGCTCTGACGGGTGTGGGGCTGCCGTTCGCCGAGGTGCACATCTCCGACGTGTACGCGCGCGAAGCGTTCCGCCATCATTCCTACCTCGACGACGTGGCAGCGGTACGCGTGGTCGGTCACGGCGTCGACGGATACGCCGAGGCGGTGCGCGAGCTCGCCGCCTTCCTCCGGCACCGCGAGAGCTGA
- the aroB gene encoding 3-dehydroquinate synthase, producing MSTTTIGVTGSDPYDVLIGRGILDRVSGALDPAVRKVLVIHPPTLADRAAELRDRLLADAANGPREVLLAEVPDAEQGKRIEVAAFCWQVMGQADFTRTDAVIGYGGGAVTDLAGFVAATWLRGVQVVQVPTTVLGLVDASVGGKTGINTAEGKNLVGAFWAPRAVIGDLDELGSLSGNEATAGFAEVVKAGFIWAPEILDIVEADPSRAVDTSTPEFRRAVELAVEMKARVVSDDFREAGQREILNYGHTLGHAIEHAERYRWRHGAAISVGMLYAAELSRLAGRLSDSAAERHRSILESLGLPTSYRAGAWPQLLATMQRDKKARGGMLRFIVLDDIAKPTVLQAPDESLLFAAYQEVGA from the coding sequence ATGAGCACGACCACCATCGGCGTCACGGGGAGCGACCCGTACGACGTCCTCATCGGGCGCGGCATCCTCGATCGGGTGTCGGGCGCACTCGACCCTGCCGTGCGCAAGGTGCTCGTGATCCACCCGCCCACGCTGGCCGACCGCGCGGCGGAGCTGCGAGACAGACTTCTCGCGGATGCGGCGAACGGACCGCGGGAGGTGCTGCTCGCCGAGGTGCCCGACGCCGAGCAGGGCAAGCGCATCGAGGTGGCCGCCTTCTGCTGGCAGGTCATGGGGCAGGCCGACTTCACCCGCACCGACGCGGTGATCGGATACGGCGGGGGAGCGGTCACCGACCTGGCCGGTTTCGTCGCCGCAACCTGGCTGCGCGGCGTGCAGGTGGTGCAGGTGCCGACGACGGTGCTCGGGCTCGTCGACGCGTCGGTGGGCGGGAAGACGGGGATCAACACCGCGGAGGGCAAGAACCTCGTCGGTGCGTTCTGGGCACCGCGTGCAGTGATCGGCGACCTGGACGAGCTCGGCAGCCTGAGCGGGAACGAGGCGACGGCCGGGTTCGCGGAGGTCGTGAAGGCCGGCTTCATCTGGGCGCCGGAGATCCTCGACATCGTCGAGGCGGACCCGTCTCGCGCGGTCGACACGAGCACGCCCGAGTTCCGCAGGGCTGTCGAGCTCGCGGTCGAGATGAAGGCCAGGGTCGTCTCCGACGATTTCCGCGAGGCTGGACAGCGCGAGATCCTCAACTACGGCCACACCCTGGGGCACGCGATCGAGCACGCCGAGCGCTACCGCTGGCGCCACGGCGCCGCCATCTCGGTCGGGATGCTGTACGCGGCGGAGTTGTCGCGTCTCGCCGGGCGGCTCTCGGATTCCGCCGCCGAACGGCACCGCAGCATCCTGGAGTCCCTCGGCCTCCCCACGTCGTATCGTGCGGGCGCCTGGCCGCAGCTCCTGGCGACCATGCAGCGCGACAAGAAGGCCCGGGGCGGCATGCTGCGTTTCATCGTGCTCGACGACATCGCGAAGCCCACCGTTCTGCAGGCGCCGGACGAGTCGCTGCTGTTCGCGGCGTATCAGGAGGTCGGCGCGTGA
- a CDS encoding shikimate kinase: MTSGAEPLTLVLVGPMAAGKTSVGRRVARALGVPFIDTDKRVSAAHGPIPEIFAQSGEAHFRDLERAAVAEALSEGGVVSLGGGAVTDSGTRALLARHPVVLLTVSKEAVAHRLAGGGRPLLEGDDPVERWARIYDERRRWYLEVADVTFDTSRRPMQRIADDIAAWRREQS, encoded by the coding sequence ATGACGAGCGGGGCTGAACCGCTGACGCTGGTGCTGGTCGGGCCGATGGCTGCCGGCAAGACCAGCGTGGGTCGGCGCGTGGCACGTGCGCTCGGCGTGCCCTTCATCGACACCGACAAGCGGGTCTCCGCTGCTCACGGCCCCATCCCCGAGATCTTCGCGCAGAGTGGCGAGGCGCATTTCCGCGATCTCGAGCGGGCAGCAGTCGCTGAGGCACTGTCCGAGGGCGGCGTCGTCTCCCTGGGCGGCGGAGCCGTGACCGATTCGGGGACCCGGGCGCTGCTCGCGCGTCACCCCGTCGTGCTCCTGACCGTCTCGAAGGAGGCTGTCGCGCACCGGCTGGCAGGCGGCGGACGTCCACTGCTCGAGGGCGACGACCCCGTCGAACGGTGGGCCCGGATCTACGACGAGCGCCGGAGATGGTACCTGGAGGTGGCCGATGTGACGTTCGACACATCGCGTCGGCCGATGCAGAGGATCGCGGACGACATCGCGGCATGGAGGAGAGAGCAGTCATGA
- the aroC gene encoding chorismate synthase has protein sequence MLRVLTAGESHGPELIAVMEGLPSGVPVSSEAIQADLARRKLGYGRGSRMKFEQDELTISGGVRHGKTLGSPIALRIGNTEWPKWTEVMNPEPVELTDKSRGRGAPLTRPRPGHADLVGMQKYDFDEARPILERASARETAARVALGAVARAFLGELGIRLVSHTLSIGPVRVPDGSPLPTPDDVDALDADPLRCFDPATSALMVAEVDDAKKDGDTLGGIVEVLAYGLPPGLGSHVHWDRRLDARLAQALMSIQAIKGVEVGDGFETTRRRGSAAHDELFATAGGITRGTDRAGGTEGGMSTGTVLRVRAGMKPIATVPHALRTIDVATGEDATAHHQRSDVCAVPAAGVVAEAMVAIELARAVLEKFGGDSIGETRRNLEGYLAAIPEALRTAPASEAALIAHDERG, from the coding sequence ATGCTCCGCGTGCTCACGGCCGGCGAATCACACGGCCCAGAACTCATTGCCGTCATGGAGGGACTGCCCTCCGGCGTCCCGGTGTCGTCCGAGGCCATCCAGGCCGACCTCGCCCGCCGCAAGCTCGGCTACGGCCGCGGGTCGCGCATGAAGTTCGAACAGGACGAGCTCACCATCTCCGGCGGCGTGCGCCACGGCAAGACCCTCGGGAGCCCGATCGCGCTGCGCATCGGCAACACGGAGTGGCCGAAGTGGACCGAGGTCATGAACCCCGAGCCCGTGGAGCTCACCGACAAGTCACGTGGCCGCGGTGCGCCGCTCACGCGTCCGCGTCCCGGTCATGCCGACCTCGTCGGCATGCAGAAGTACGACTTCGACGAGGCGCGTCCGATCCTCGAGCGTGCGAGCGCCAGGGAGACGGCAGCGCGCGTCGCGCTGGGAGCCGTCGCACGGGCGTTCCTCGGCGAGCTCGGCATCCGCCTGGTGAGCCACACGCTCTCGATCGGTCCGGTACGCGTGCCCGACGGCTCGCCGCTGCCGACTCCGGACGACGTCGACGCGCTCGACGCGGATCCGCTGCGCTGCTTCGACCCCGCGACCTCGGCGCTCATGGTCGCGGAGGTGGACGACGCCAAGAAGGACGGAGACACGCTCGGCGGGATCGTCGAGGTGCTCGCCTACGGGCTCCCGCCGGGGCTCGGGTCGCACGTGCACTGGGACCGTCGCCTCGACGCGCGACTCGCCCAGGCGCTCATGAGCATCCAGGCCATCAAGGGCGTCGAGGTCGGCGACGGGTTCGAGACGACCCGGCGCCGCGGATCGGCTGCGCACGACGAGCTGTTCGCGACCGCAGGCGGCATCACGAGAGGCACGGATCGCGCAGGCGGCACCGAGGGCGGGATGTCGACCGGGACGGTGCTGCGGGTTCGTGCCGGCATGAAGCCGATCGCCACGGTGCCGCACGCCCTGCGCACCATCGACGTCGCGACCGGTGAGGACGCGACGGCGCATCACCAGCGCTCCGACGTCTGCGCAGTCCCCGCCGCCGGAGTCGTCGCCGAGGCCATGGTCGCCATCGAGCTCGCCCGCGCGGTGCTGGAGAAGTTCGGCGGGGACAGCATCGGCGAGACCCGGCGCAATCTCGAGGGCTACCTGGCCGCCATCCCCGAGGCACTGCGCACGGCTCCGGCGTCCGAAGCCGCGCTCATCGCGCATGACGAGCGGGGCTGA